One Gloeothece verrucosa PCC 7822 DNA window includes the following coding sequences:
- the hpnJ gene encoding hopanoid biosynthesis associated radical SAM protein HpnJ: MKKTLFLSPPSFDGFDGGAGSRYQAKREITSFWYPTWLAQPAALVPGSKLIDAPPHHQSVEDVLKIAKDYELVIMHTSTPSLTNDVKCAEAIKAQNPQTQVGFIGAHVAVLPEQTLQDNPILDFVCRNEFDYTCKELAEGKPFEDIKGLSYRDKQGKIQHTPERDLIHDWDAMPSVLPVYAEHLDIEKYFIGYLLHPYVSLYTGRGCPAKCSFCLWPQTIGGHQYRAKSPEAVGRDMAEAKSLFGDKVREYMFDDDTFTIDKQRAIAISEHLKRLNLTWSCNARANLDYETLKQLKNNGLRLLLVGFESGNQQVLDGIRKGIKLEVAKKFMQNCHKLGIKVHGTFIIGLPNETQETIDETIRFACELSPHTIQVSIAAPYPGTELYRQAQENGWFTNKDLVANSGIQLSPLEYPDLSSADIEAGVERLYRSFYFRPRAIIPIVQEMLGDSQMLRRRLREGKEFFAYLKERSSRAVAKV; the protein is encoded by the coding sequence ATGAAAAAAACCCTATTTCTAAGTCCACCGTCTTTTGACGGTTTTGATGGGGGTGCCGGTTCAAGATATCAAGCCAAACGAGAAATCACCTCCTTTTGGTATCCTACCTGGTTAGCCCAACCGGCCGCCCTAGTCCCCGGCAGTAAACTCATTGATGCACCTCCTCACCATCAAAGCGTCGAAGATGTCCTAAAAATTGCCAAGGATTACGAATTGGTTATTATGCACACCAGTACCCCATCCTTGACAAATGACGTAAAATGTGCTGAAGCGATTAAAGCGCAAAACCCCCAAACCCAAGTCGGTTTTATTGGGGCACACGTAGCCGTATTACCAGAGCAAACCCTGCAAGACAACCCGATACTAGATTTTGTCTGCCGCAATGAATTTGATTATACCTGTAAAGAACTAGCCGAAGGGAAACCTTTTGAAGACATCAAAGGACTCAGCTACCGAGACAAACAGGGTAAAATTCAACATACACCCGAACGGGATTTAATTCATGATTGGGATGCCATGCCGAGTGTTCTACCGGTTTACGCCGAACATCTCGACATAGAAAAGTATTTTATCGGCTATCTACTGCATCCTTACGTTTCTCTTTATACAGGGCGCGGCTGTCCGGCTAAATGTTCTTTTTGCCTCTGGCCGCAAACTATTGGAGGACATCAATATCGCGCTAAAAGTCCCGAAGCCGTAGGGCGGGATATGGCAGAAGCTAAGTCTCTGTTTGGGGATAAAGTGCGCGAATATATGTTTGATGATGACACTTTTACCATTGATAAGCAACGGGCAATTGCCATTAGTGAACATCTTAAGCGCTTGAATCTGACTTGGAGTTGCAACGCCCGAGCAAATTTAGATTACGAAACACTTAAACAACTGAAAAATAATGGTTTACGCCTGCTATTAGTGGGATTTGAATCAGGAAATCAGCAAGTTCTCGATGGTATCCGCAAAGGAATTAAATTAGAAGTGGCTAAAAAATTTATGCAAAATTGTCACAAATTAGGCATAAAAGTTCACGGGACATTTATCATCGGACTGCCTAACGAAACTCAAGAAACCATTGACGAAACCATTCGTTTTGCTTGTGAATTGAGTCCTCATACCATTCAAGTTTCTATTGCCGCGCCTTATCCGGGTACAGAACTTTACCGACAAGCACAGGAAAATGGCTGGTTTACGAATAAAGATTTAGTGGCTAATTCAGGGATTCAATTATCTCCTTTAGAATATCCTGATCTGTCATCGGCAGATATTGAGGCAGGCGTTGAGCGTTTATATCGTAGTTTTTATTTCCGTCCTCGTGCTATTATTCCTATCGTTCAAGAAATGCTCGGGGATTCTCAAATGTTGCGCCGCCGTTTAAGGGAAGGAAAAGAGTTTTTTGCCTACCTGAAAGAACGTTCCTCCCGTGCGGTTGCTAAAGTCTAA
- a CDS encoding flavin reductase, which translates to MDRLNQKQLIPLDLHYPIWERFFCVSPLIIVGTKEADGSYDLAPKHLAMPLSWDNYFGFICTERHRTYQNIKREKVFTVSFPTPDQILFTSLAATPRCDNRVKLSLQAIPIVEASTVEGVLLLNAYLWLECELERIIDGFGENSLIAGKIVAAQVQKEALRDKDLDDQDIIHKNPLLAYLSPGRFTSIEQSQSFPFHVGFKR; encoded by the coding sequence ATGGACCGACTTAATCAAAAACAACTCATTCCCTTGGATCTCCATTATCCCATCTGGGAACGTTTCTTTTGTGTATCTCCCCTAATTATTGTGGGCACAAAAGAAGCCGATGGAAGCTATGATTTAGCCCCTAAACATTTGGCCATGCCTTTAAGTTGGGATAACTATTTTGGCTTTATCTGCACAGAACGTCATCGAACCTATCAAAATATCAAACGAGAAAAAGTTTTTACCGTTAGCTTTCCCACACCCGATCAGATCTTATTCACCAGTTTGGCAGCAACCCCTCGCTGTGACAACAGGGTGAAACTCTCTTTGCAAGCAATTCCGATAGTTGAAGCATCGACAGTTGAGGGAGTGTTGCTCTTGAATGCTTATCTCTGGTTAGAGTGTGAATTAGAGCGTATTATTGACGGGTTTGGAGAAAATAGCTTAATTGCCGGCAAAATTGTCGCCGCGCAAGTGCAAAAAGAAGCCTTACGAGATAAAGACCTCGACGATCAAGACATTATTCACAAAAACCCTTTATTAGCCTATCTTTCACCAGGACGTTTTACCAGCATTGAACAAAGTCAGTCATTTCCCTTTCACGTTGGATTTAAAAGATGA